A single region of the Bacteroidia bacterium genome encodes:
- the had gene encoding 6-hydroxycyclohex-1-ene-1-carbonyl-CoA dehydrogenase — MEGQMYSWQMTELKADFIIVESAFPELSEGEALVKIAGCGVCHTDLSFWHFGVKTKKELPLTLGHEISGEVIAGPSHWIGKKVIIPAVLPCGECELCKKGRSNMCQKQLMPGNDFHGGFASHIKVPSKYLCPVPEKILENYTLEQLAVIADAISTPYQVIKKSELESGDLAIVIGIGGVGVYAALIAKIMGAKVLALDIDDEKLNTAKVNGIDATLNVKGLDIKAVKEQIREITKNLGVSRYGWKIFEVSGTKAGQELGYNLITYTSTLSVVGFTMDKPEVRLSNLMAFDAKVIGTWGCKPELYPEVVELIASGKLKIHDFVETFPMSQINEVFKNTLEHKYKKRSVLVPDFK; from the coding sequence ATGGAAGGACAAATGTATTCCTGGCAGATGACAGAGCTAAAAGCTGATTTTATAATAGTAGAAAGTGCTTTTCCTGAATTATCAGAAGGTGAAGCTCTGGTAAAAATAGCCGGTTGTGGAGTTTGTCATACCGATTTAAGTTTTTGGCATTTTGGAGTTAAAACAAAAAAGGAATTACCCTTAACATTAGGTCATGAAATTTCAGGAGAAGTAATTGCCGGACCATCACATTGGATTGGCAAAAAAGTAATAATTCCTGCTGTTTTACCTTGTGGCGAATGCGAACTTTGTAAAAAAGGGCGTAGCAATATGTGCCAGAAACAGCTTATGCCAGGTAACGATTTCCATGGTGGATTTGCATCACATATTAAAGTTCCTTCAAAATATTTATGTCCTGTTCCAGAAAAGATTTTAGAAAACTACACCTTAGAACAACTTGCAGTAATTGCTGATGCTATATCAACTCCATATCAGGTAATAAAAAAATCTGAACTTGAAAGTGGCGATTTAGCTATTGTTATTGGCATTGGTGGAGTTGGTGTTTATGCAGCGCTGATTGCAAAGATAATGGGTGCAAAAGTTTTAGCACTTGATATTGATGATGAAAAATTAAATACTGCAAAAGTAAATGGTATTGATGCCACTCTTAACGTGAAAGGATTAGACATTAAAGCAGTAAAAGAACAAATAAGAGAAATAACAAAGAACTTAGGAGTTTCACGTTACGGATGGAAAATTTTTGAAGTTTCCGGCACAAAAGCTGGTCAAGAATTAGGATATAATTTAATTACTTATACATCTACACTGTCTGTTGTTGGATTTACAATGGATAAACCGGAAGTTCGTTTAAGTAACTTAATGGCATTCGATGCAAAAGTAATCGGAACTTGGGGTTGTAAACCTGAATTATACCCGGAAGTAGTTGAATTAATCGCTTCAGGAAAATTAAAAATTCATGATTTTGTAGAAACATTCCCGATGTCACAAATTAATGAAGTATTTAAAAATACTCTCGAACATAAATACAAAAAACGTTCAGTATTAGTTCCGGATTTTAAATAA
- a CDS encoding four helix bundle protein, protein MSTFKKFEDLEIWQLARKLCNNIFEITEKGSFVKDFRFKDQIKSSSGSIMDNIAEGFGRGGNKEFVNFLSIALGSCSECSSQLYRALDWKYISESEFKISSQLCEEIISKSGGLISYLKNSDLRGTKFHKTATDKH, encoded by the coding sequence ATGTCCACTTTTAAAAAATTTGAAGATTTAGAAATTTGGCAACTTGCTCGTAAATTATGTAATAATATTTTTGAAATTACAGAAAAGGGAAGCTTTGTTAAAGATTTTAGATTTAAAGATCAGATAAAATCTTCAAGTGGATCAATAATGGACAATATTGCAGAAGGATTCGGAAGAGGTGGAAATAAAGAGTTTGTTAATTTTTTAAGCATTGCTTTAGGTTCATGCTCAGAATGTAGTTCACAGCTATATCGTGCGTTAGATTGGAAATATATTTCAGAAAGCGAGTTTAAAATCAGTTCTCAACTCTGCGAAGAAATTATCTCAAAATCCGGAGGATTAATTTCGTATCTTAAAAATTCGGACTTAAGAGGTACAAAGTTTCATAAAACAGCAACCGATAAACATTGA
- a CDS encoding enoyl-CoA hydratase/isomerase family protein: MTKIKLEYTHDNSVARIILDDGKGNVLDNIMMNELIPLLQSFKTNNNIKLITFEGAGKNFSFGASVEEHTKEKADEMLTTFHKIFFTLLDLHIPTMAKISGQCLGGGLELPLMCNFLFADKTAKLGQPEIVLGVFAPPASIMLPLKIGNARAEELLITGKIINAEEAKNLGLLNEVFEDKETLEREIDAWITKNICPKSAISLRYATKAARASFDYFMLKNLPVFHDLFVKDLMETNDANEGINSFMEKRKAEWKNN; the protein is encoded by the coding sequence ATGACTAAAATAAAGTTAGAGTACACTCATGATAACTCTGTAGCAAGAATAATTCTTGACGATGGAAAAGGCAATGTTCTTGACAATATAATGATGAATGAGTTAATTCCTTTGCTTCAATCATTCAAAACAAACAATAACATTAAGCTTATTACTTTTGAAGGAGCAGGAAAAAACTTTTCATTCGGTGCCAGTGTTGAGGAACACACTAAAGAAAAAGCTGATGAAATGCTAACAACATTTCACAAAATATTTTTTACTTTACTTGATTTACATATTCCTACAATGGCAAAAATTTCAGGTCAATGCCTAGGTGGAGGACTTGAATTACCATTAATGTGTAATTTTCTTTTTGCAGATAAAACTGCGAAACTTGGTCAGCCAGAAATTGTGCTAGGTGTTTTTGCACCTCCAGCTTCAATAATGCTTCCATTAAAAATTGGTAACGCAAGAGCTGAAGAACTATTAATTACTGGAAAAATAATTAATGCAGAAGAAGCTAAAAATCTTGGGCTGTTAAATGAAGTTTTCGAAGATAAAGAAACTCTTGAACGTGAAATTGATGCTTGGATAACTAAGAACATATGTCCAAAATCTGCAATTTCATTACGTTATGCTACTAAAGCAGCAAGAGCGTCATTTGATTATTTTATGTTAAAAAACCTACCTGTTTTTCATGATCTTTTTGTAAAAGATTTAATGGAAACAAATGATGCCAATGAAGGAATTAATTCTTTTATGGAAAAGAGAAAAGCCGAATGGAAAAACAACTAA
- a CDS encoding NAD(P)/FAD-dependent oxidoreductase — MPYYYDVIVVGAGAAGLLAAGRAAECGTKVLLLEKMNRPGRKLTITGNGRCNITNTAQLGEFIKHIGPDNKFVRPSFSKFFSKDIVSLLEKNGVPTVVEDEEFVFTKSCKAIDVVNALLEWNKEMGVEIICNSNIIDIIKKDNCVEYVVSESNEKYYSRSLIVTCGGASYPATGSSGDGYKWFKSLGHKVTPIRPALVPLETKGNTAQQLQGLSLPKTKIVVWVDGKKKIERVGDMLFTHFGITGPLVHSLSRHIIEDLQKGKNIVFAFDLLADITENEIDGYLLNQLSIHGKKLFSNFISLYLPPKLIPVCINATGILPDKISNNISAVERKKLRLWLKEFKIEISGSRSFAEAMVTSGGVSLDEVDSKTMQSKIIENLFIAGEILDLDADTGGYNLQIAFSTGYVAGESAAKYVSSKKNL, encoded by the coding sequence ATGCCATATTACTATGATGTAATAGTTGTAGGTGCAGGTGCAGCAGGTCTTTTAGCTGCTGGCAGAGCTGCGGAATGTGGTACAAAAGTTCTGCTGTTAGAAAAAATGAACAGACCCGGCAGAAAACTTACTATTACCGGCAATGGAAGATGTAATATTACAAATACAGCACAACTTGGTGAGTTTATAAAACATATTGGACCGGATAACAAATTTGTTCGACCTTCTTTTTCGAAATTCTTTTCGAAAGATATTGTTAGTTTGCTCGAAAAAAATGGAGTTCCAACTGTAGTAGAGGATGAAGAATTTGTTTTTACCAAATCATGTAAGGCAATTGATGTAGTTAATGCTTTGTTGGAATGGAATAAGGAAATGGGTGTTGAAATTATTTGTAATTCAAATATTATTGATATAATTAAAAAAGATAATTGTGTTGAGTATGTTGTTAGTGAATCCAATGAAAAATATTATTCAAGAAGTTTAATTGTTACTTGTGGTGGAGCTTCTTATCCTGCTACAGGTTCCAGTGGTGATGGATACAAATGGTTTAAATCTTTAGGACATAAAGTAACGCCGATTCGTCCTGCATTAGTTCCATTGGAAACAAAAGGAAATACTGCTCAACAATTGCAAGGTCTATCTTTGCCTAAAACAAAAATAGTTGTATGGGTTGATGGAAAAAAGAAAATTGAAAGAGTAGGGGATATGCTTTTTACTCATTTTGGTATTACTGGTCCATTAGTGCATTCATTAAGCCGACATATTATTGAGGATTTACAAAAAGGAAAAAATATTGTTTTTGCATTTGATTTGTTAGCTGATATTACAGAAAATGAAATTGATGGTTATTTGTTAAATCAATTGAGTATTCATGGAAAAAAGTTGTTCTCTAATTTTATTTCATTGTATTTGCCACCAAAATTAATACCTGTATGTATAAATGCTACAGGAATTTTACCTGATAAAATTAGCAATAATATCTCTGCAGTTGAAAGAAAAAAATTAAGATTGTGGTTGAAAGAATTTAAAATAGAAATCTCTGGAAGCAGATCATTTGCCGAAGCAATGGTTACTTCCGGCGGTGTAAGTCTTGATGAGGTTGATTCAAAAACAATGCAGTCAAAAATAATTGAGAATCTTTTTATCGCAGGTGAAATATTGGATTTAGATGCAGATACCGGGGGTTATAATTTGCAAATAGCATTCTCTACAGGTTATGTTGCAGGAGAAAGTGCTGCGAAATATGTTTCTAGTAAAAAAAATCTATAA
- a CDS encoding enoyl-CoA hydratase/isomerase family protein, with amino-acid sequence MRSSTLQTLGLGSVFEIFQNGKLPVTAEELVEQIFGKADNRGALVISGANGIVGAGKTMQLGSRLEPFGIPIVALDFPGVSDGIAKQYPGLVKAFGKGNANKVMGNIIKYSYDGKTLPKGLAAHNPKFLLEAIPEILDIKKEHYKTFRENFPDIDIWSVTSGFPSSQLGVGIAHPAFPHEVNKIWEIVEPTPSASSKLLWALGLIPMQVSDNWAFVLDVLFCGLTLAGSRFNEATNMPFWKTDKYIRKYYGPNPFRAHDAIGAAGANFLTWSCLHHLSQHYGELFTPTDILNEKKDSGMNWYPLDHFRPMVDWSMNEEETAEFNAWILGPLFQMTSMMLHENRSHLSQMNLIGELCAQFSKGVLAVTRNLGADAVRNIVSDYHKLHPAAAKQAWYPEVFDKIDSPEWQQLYVNAEHDGKVGVISINRESYNHDVNAELNRAIDWLKSNKIENVIITGDFHIATQMVGADTTEFFPAIENANIGIELSKAWSITARRLNSDFKTSVGFINGKRCLGGFLELMVHCHYLIAEENSSLGMPEVTLPVIPGMEGCHWPLRKMNSANYKDFLHFILSGKSVKAKDSVGWLTDYAGNMEQSIKMAWKLASGTDHGLKKRELNEKSISDIPTEVSGLANTEDETITEARKAIMACIQNSCKATLADAISVQAKHSGDFMTTKLCKKGVVGSAYTKTWKV; translated from the coding sequence ATGAGATCGTCAACATTACAGACCTTAGGATTAGGTTCTGTATTTGAAATATTTCAGAACGGAAAATTACCTGTAACAGCAGAAGAATTGGTAGAACAAATTTTTGGGAAAGCTGATAACAGAGGAGCATTAGTTATATCTGGGGCAAACGGAATAGTTGGCGCAGGAAAGACAATGCAATTAGGGTCAAGACTTGAGCCTTTCGGTATTCCAATCGTAGCCCTTGATTTTCCAGGTGTTTCGGATGGTATTGCAAAACAATATCCAGGATTAGTAAAAGCATTTGGTAAAGGAAATGCCAATAAAGTAATGGGTAACATTATAAAATATTCATATGATGGAAAAACTCTTCCTAAAGGATTAGCTGCTCACAATCCAAAATTCTTACTCGAAGCTATTCCAGAAATACTTGATATTAAAAAAGAACATTATAAAACATTCAGAGAAAATTTTCCGGATATTGATATCTGGTCTGTTACATCAGGATTCCCAAGTTCTCAATTAGGTGTTGGAATTGCTCACCCTGCATTTCCTCACGAAGTAAATAAAATTTGGGAAATTGTTGAACCAACTCCATCAGCTAGCTCAAAACTACTATGGGCATTAGGTTTAATCCCTATGCAGGTTAGCGATAACTGGGCATTTGTGCTCGATGTTTTATTCTGCGGACTTACTCTTGCAGGATCAAGATTTAATGAGGCTACCAATATGCCTTTCTGGAAAACAGATAAATATATTCGAAAATATTACGGACCAAATCCATTCAGAGCACATGATGCAATTGGTGCTGCCGGCGCAAATTTCTTAACCTGGTCTTGTTTACATCATTTAAGTCAGCATTACGGTGAATTGTTTACACCTACCGATATTTTAAATGAGAAGAAAGATAGCGGAATGAACTGGTATCCACTAGATCATTTCAGACCAATGGTTGATTGGTCGATGAATGAAGAGGAAACTGCTGAATTTAATGCATGGATACTTGGTCCTCTTTTCCAAATGACAAGTATGATGTTACACGAAAACCGTTCACATCTTTCGCAAATGAATTTAATTGGTGAATTATGTGCACAATTCAGTAAAGGAGTTCTTGCTGTTACCCGTAACTTAGGTGCTGACGCTGTAAGGAATATTGTTAGCGATTACCATAAACTTCATCCGGCAGCCGCAAAACAAGCATGGTATCCTGAGGTATTTGATAAAATTGATTCACCTGAATGGCAACAATTATATGTTAATGCAGAGCATGATGGAAAGGTAGGAGTTATTTCAATTAACCGTGAAAGCTATAACCATGATGTAAATGCCGAACTTAACAGAGCTATCGATTGGTTAAAATCTAACAAAATAGAAAATGTAATAATTACCGGCGATTTCCATATTGCAACTCAAATGGTTGGTGCCGATACTACTGAATTTTTTCCAGCAATTGAAAATGCAAATATTGGCATTGAACTTAGCAAAGCATGGTCAATTACTGCACGTCGTTTAAATTCTGACTTTAAAACTTCTGTAGGTTTTATAAATGGCAAACGTTGTTTAGGTGGATTCCTTGAACTAATGGTACATTGCCATTATTTAATTGCCGAAGAAAATTCATCACTTGGAATGCCGGAAGTTACACTTCCTGTAATTCCTGGAATGGAAGGTTGTCATTGGCCTTTAAGAAAAATGAATTCTGCTAACTATAAAGATTTTCTACATTTTATTTTATCCGGAAAATCAGTAAAAGCAAAAGATTCTGTAGGCTGGTTAACTGACTATGCTGGTAACATGGAACAATCTATAAAAATGGCATGGAAATTAGCTTCAGGCACAGATCATGGTTTGAAAAAACGTGAACTAAACGAAAAGAGTATTTCTGATATTCCAACTGAAGTTTCCGGACTTGCAAATACCGAAGATGAAACAATTACTGAAGCACGCAAAGCTATAATGGCTTGTATTCAGAATTCTTGCAAAGCAACTTTAGCTGATGCAATTTCTGTACAAGCAAAACACTCTGGTGATTTTATGACTACTAAACTTTGTAAAAAAGGTGTAGTTGGCTCTGCTTATACAAAGACGTGGAAAGTGTAA
- the aspA gene encoding aspartate ammonia-lyase, which yields MQTTRKEHDFLGELDIPDNVYYGIQTFRALENFNITGIQLSKQPTFIKALGYVKKAAALANKDCGVLDDKTTEAICYGCDQLIAGNYHEQFVTDLIQGGAGTSCNMNANEVIANLGLEFLGHKKGDYQFLHPNNHVNCSQSTNDAYPTAFRIALYFKLNRYIEVLSLLEDAFRKKGKEFKKVLKMGRTQLQDAVPMTLGQEFHAYATTIGEDIHRLREAQHLILEVNMGATAIGTMVNAPKGYAEICVKHLAKESGVPVKLAPDLIEATGDTGAYVQIMGTLKRSAIKISKICNDLRLLSSGPRTGFHEINLPPRQPGSSIMPGKVNPVIPEVVNQTCFYVIGQDLTVTMAAEAGQLQLNVMEPVIAFAMFTSIQYLKNAIITLIEKCINGITANADATYKMVMNSIGIVTQLSPILGYEESSSVAGEALKTGKSVHEIVVIERKLITQDKWNEIYSIENLINPKFINS from the coding sequence ATGCAAACAACAAGAAAAGAACACGATTTTTTAGGAGAATTAGATATTCCTGATAATGTTTATTATGGAATTCAAACCTTCAGAGCTTTAGAAAATTTCAATATAACTGGAATTCAACTTTCCAAACAACCAACTTTTATTAAAGCTCTAGGTTATGTTAAAAAAGCTGCTGCTCTTGCAAATAAAGATTGTGGAGTGTTGGATGATAAAACTACTGAAGCAATTTGTTATGGTTGCGATCAACTAATTGCAGGAAATTATCATGAACAATTTGTTACAGATTTAATCCAAGGTGGTGCTGGAACATCGTGCAATATGAATGCTAATGAAGTCATTGCAAATCTTGGTTTAGAATTTCTTGGTCACAAAAAAGGTGATTACCAATTTTTACACCCTAACAATCATGTAAATTGTTCGCAATCCACAAATGACGCTTACCCTACAGCGTTCAGAATTGCGTTATATTTTAAGTTAAACAGGTATATTGAAGTTCTTTCATTACTTGAGGATGCTTTCAGAAAGAAAGGGAAAGAATTTAAAAAAGTATTAAAAATGGGTAGAACCCAATTACAAGATGCTGTACCAATGACTTTAGGTCAGGAATTTCATGCATATGCAACTACTATAGGAGAAGATATTCACAGACTAAGAGAAGCACAACATTTAATTTTAGAGGTCAATATGGGTGCTACAGCTATTGGCACAATGGTAAACGCACCAAAAGGATATGCGGAAATTTGTGTAAAACACCTTGCAAAAGAAAGTGGAGTTCCAGTTAAATTAGCACCAGATTTAATTGAAGCTACAGGCGATACAGGAGCATATGTTCAAATTATGGGAACATTAAAACGTTCTGCAATAAAAATATCTAAAATTTGTAACGATTTACGTTTATTGAGTTCTGGTCCAAGAACAGGGTTCCATGAAATAAACCTACCACCACGTCAACCTGGTTCATCTATTATGCCAGGAAAAGTAAATCCGGTTATTCCTGAGGTAGTAAATCAAACATGTTTTTATGTAATTGGTCAGGACTTAACTGTTACTATGGCAGCTGAAGCTGGACAATTACAGTTAAATGTTATGGAACCGGTAATTGCTTTTGCAATGTTTACTTCAATACAGTATTTAAAAAATGCAATCATTACTTTAATTGAGAAATGCATAAATGGTATAACCGCAAATGCAGATGCAACATACAAAATGGTAATGAACAGTATTGGAATTGTAACACAATTAAGTCCAATTTTAGGTTACGAAGAAAGCTCAAGTGTTGCAGGTGAAGCACTAAAAACTGGAAAGAGTGTTCATGAAATTGTTGTTATTGAGAGAAAACTTATAACACAAGACAAGTGGAATGAGATTTATTCAATTGAAAATTTAATTAATCCTAAATTTATTAATAGTTAA
- a CDS encoding acyl-CoA dehydrogenase family protein has translation MSEVQYNAPDYYLMDELLSEEHKLIRESVRAWVDRRVKPDIEEYFEKSKFPSHLIKEMGENGMFGPFIPVEYGGAGLDYIAYGIIMQELERGDSGIRSMASVQTSLVMYPIYAFGSEEQKKKFLPKLATGEFIGCFGLTEPNHGSDPGSMITNVKDKGDHYILNGAKMWITNSTVADVAVVWAKDEEGIIRGMLVEKGTKGFTAPETHGKLSLRASVTGELVFDDVIVPKENVFPNVKGLKGPMSCLNSARYGIAWGVIGAAMDCYDAAVRYALERKQFGKPIAGFQLQQKKFAEALTEITKAQLLVLRLGQLRNEGKSTPGQISMAKRNNVAMALNIAREMRQVFGAMGITNDFPIMRHSANLESVITYEGTHDVHLLITGLDITGIPAFK, from the coding sequence ATGAGCGAAGTACAATATAATGCACCCGACTATTATTTAATGGACGAATTGCTTTCAGAAGAACACAAACTTATTCGTGAATCTGTTAGAGCATGGGTTGATAGAAGAGTTAAACCAGATATTGAAGAATATTTTGAGAAATCTAAATTTCCATCTCATCTTATTAAAGAAATGGGCGAAAATGGAATGTTTGGTCCGTTTATTCCGGTTGAATATGGTGGTGCAGGTTTAGATTATATTGCATATGGAATAATTATGCAGGAATTAGAACGAGGTGATTCAGGCATTCGTTCAATGGCATCTGTTCAAACTTCTTTAGTTATGTACCCTATCTACGCTTTTGGAAGCGAGGAGCAAAAGAAGAAATTTTTACCAAAATTAGCTACAGGTGAATTTATTGGTTGTTTCGGATTAACAGAACCAAATCATGGTTCCGATCCCGGAAGTATGATAACAAATGTTAAAGATAAAGGCGATCATTATATTTTAAATGGAGCAAAAATGTGGATAACTAATTCTACAGTTGCTGATGTTGCTGTAGTTTGGGCAAAAGATGAAGAGGGAATTATACGTGGTATGTTGGTTGAAAAAGGAACTAAAGGATTTACTGCTCCGGAAACTCATGGGAAATTATCTTTACGCGCTTCAGTTACTGGAGAGCTAGTATTTGATGATGTTATTGTACCAAAAGAAAATGTTTTTCCTAATGTTAAAGGTTTAAAAGGACCAATGTCATGCCTTAATTCAGCAAGATATGGTATTGCCTGGGGTGTTATTGGTGCAGCAATGGATTGTTATGATGCCGCTGTTAGATATGCGTTGGAAAGAAAACAATTTGGAAAACCAATAGCCGGATTTCAATTACAACAGAAAAAATTTGCTGAAGCATTAACTGAAATTACGAAAGCTCAGTTATTAGTTTTAAGGTTAGGACAACTTAGGAATGAAGGAAAATCAACTCCAGGGCAGATTTCAATGGCTAAACGTAACAATGTTGCAATGGCATTAAATATTGCAAGAGAAATGCGTCAGGTGTTCGGAGCAATGGGAATTACTAATGATTTTCCAATTATGCGACACTCTGCAAATCTTGAATCTGTAATTACTTATGAAGGTACACATGATGTTCATTTACTTATTACTGGGCTCGATATTACCGGAATTCCTGCTTTTAAGTAA
- the oah gene encoding 6-oxocyclohex-1-ene-1-carbonyl-CoA hydratase, whose protein sequence is MSGLSSHNLVETTYKEIIYEKRPAKDNQGNIIEGLFNAWIFLNNPSQYNSYTTSAVKEVILAMRESSNDRSVVAVVFTGVGDKAFCTGGNTKEYAEYYAGNPQEYKQYMRIFNDMVSSILMHDKPVICRVNGMRIGGGQEIGMACDFSIASDLARFGQAGPKHGSAPIGGATDFLPLFVGIENAMFSCTVCEPWSAHEALRYGLLTEVVPALKVNGEYVANPMVIVDKWVDDKGQLVYGKSKTGADLTNGKEIMKSGTVDLTALDEVVDKYCTKLLYTMPNCLSKTINTLRIHKLNLWDINKEGHRDWLALNMMTEGKAGFRAFNDGPKDNREVDFVKLRQMLAKGHEWNDELINATSPNYKNV, encoded by the coding sequence ATGTCAGGATTATCAAGCCACAATTTAGTTGAAACAACTTACAAAGAAATTATTTACGAAAAACGACCAGCAAAAGATAACCAGGGAAATATAATCGAAGGATTATTTAATGCCTGGATATTCCTTAACAATCCTTCACAGTACAATTCTTATACAACAAGTGCTGTAAAAGAAGTCATTCTTGCTATGCGTGAATCTTCAAACGATCGTAGTGTAGTTGCTGTAGTTTTTACAGGTGTTGGCGACAAAGCTTTCTGTACTGGTGGTAACACTAAAGAATATGCAGAATATTATGCTGGTAATCCACAGGAATATAAACAATATATGCGTATATTCAATGATATGGTTTCATCAATCTTGATGCATGATAAGCCTGTTATTTGTCGTGTAAATGGAATGAGAATTGGCGGTGGTCAGGAAATTGGAATGGCTTGTGATTTTTCAATAGCTTCGGATTTAGCTCGTTTTGGTCAGGCCGGACCGAAACACGGAAGTGCACCTATTGGAGGTGCTACAGATTTCTTACCACTTTTTGTAGGTATTGAAAATGCAATGTTCTCATGTACTGTTTGCGAACCTTGGTCTGCTCATGAAGCTTTGAGATATGGATTACTTACCGAAGTTGTTCCTGCATTAAAAGTGAATGGCGAATACGTTGCAAATCCAATGGTGATAGTTGACAAATGGGTTGACGATAAAGGACAACTTGTTTATGGAAAATCAAAAACGGGTGCAGATTTAACAAATGGCAAAGAAATTATGAAATCTGGTACTGTTGATTTAACTGCATTAGATGAAGTTGTCGATAAATATTGCACCAAATTGCTTTATACAATGCCAAACTGTTTAAGCAAAACAATAAACACTCTTCGTATTCATAAATTAAATTTATGGGATATAAATAAAGAGGGTCACAGAGATTGGTTAGCATTAAACATGATGACCGAAGGTAAAGCTGGATTCCGAGCTTTCAACGATGGACCAAAAGATAACCGCGAAGTTGATTTTGTTAAACTTCGTCAAATGCTTGCAAAAGGTCACGAGTGGAATGATGAATTGATTAATGCTACTTCACCAAACTATAAAAATGTTTAA
- a CDS encoding 2-hydroxyacyl-CoA dehydratase has translation MSEEIKEVAKLQSVNALRKTMDEYFLRLSTAAETGNKKIAWCTSVGPAELLYSMGFEVYFPENHGAMLGASKLADKYIPTAVAHGYSPDICSYLTADIGAFLQNETPLQKNGFKSVPKPDILVYNTNQCHEVGDWFMYYAKHFNVPILGVNTPLWINELTPSIINGIANQFKDLVPELEKVAIQKFDLEKFRETVHLSHEGCVLWRKVLETAKHKPSPINFFDSAIHMGPIVVMRGTQYAVDYYKILLTELEERIKNNISSIPNEKLRLYWDGMPLWYKLSSMSKLFAHHDTCVVASTYCNSWVFDDLDPKDPFESSAIAYCKLFIVRSDDAKQNVLEKLMTDFSIDGIIYHDAKTCARNSNNRFGLQNRLNEKNKIPYLEINGDLCDSRCYSEEQSIIAIETFIKQLSTRK, from the coding sequence ATGAGTGAAGAAATTAAAGAAGTAGCAAAATTACAATCCGTAAATGCATTACGGAAAACTATGGACGAGTATTTTTTACGTCTTAGTACTGCTGCTGAAACCGGAAATAAAAAAATTGCATGGTGTACAAGCGTCGGACCAGCAGAGCTTTTATATTCTATGGGTTTTGAAGTTTATTTTCCTGAAAATCATGGTGCAATGTTAGGAGCTTCAAAATTAGCAGACAAATATATTCCTACTGCTGTTGCTCATGGTTACTCACCTGATATTTGTTCATACTTAACTGCTGATATAGGTGCATTTTTACAGAACGAAACACCTCTTCAAAAAAATGGTTTTAAATCTGTTCCAAAACCTGACATTTTAGTTTATAACACAAATCAATGTCACGAAGTTGGTGACTGGTTTATGTATTATGCAAAACATTTTAATGTTCCAATACTTGGAGTAAATACTCCACTTTGGATAAATGAATTAACACCTAGCATAATAAACGGAATTGCAAATCAGTTTAAAGATTTAGTTCCGGAATTAGAAAAAGTTGCAATACAAAAATTCGATTTGGAAAAATTCCGCGAAACTGTTCATTTATCTCACGAAGGTTGTGTCTTGTGGCGCAAAGTTCTTGAAACAGCAAAACATAAACCCTCTCCTATTAACTTTTTCGATTCAGCAATTCATATGGGCCCCATTGTTGTAATGCGTGGAACCCAATATGCAGTTGACTACTACAAAATTCTTCTTACTGAATTAGAAGAAAGAATTAAAAATAATATTAGTTCAATACCTAATGAAAAATTAAGATTATACTGGGACGGAATGCCATTATGGTATAAACTCAGCAGTATGTCTAAACTTTTTGCTCATCACGATACATGCGTAGTAGCATCTACATATTGTAACAGCTGGGTATTTGACGACCTAGATCCTAAAGACCCTTTTGAGTCATCTGCAATTGCTTATTGCAAATTGTTTATTGTTAGATCTGATGATGCAAAACAAAATGTTCTGGAAAAATTAATGACTGATTTTTCAATTGATGGCATTATTTATCACGATGCAAAAACATGTGCACGTAATTCAAACAATCGCTTTGGATTGCAAAACAGACTAAATGAAAAAAATAAAATTCCTTATCTGGAGATAAATGGTGACTTATGTGATTCACGTTGTTATAGTGAAGAACAAAGCATTATAGCTATTGAAACTTTTATAAAACAATTATCTACTAGAAAATAA